A segment of the Candidatus Doudnabacteria bacterium genome:
AGGCTCTATGTTTCCATCGGTTCAGCCTGTAATGTCTGCAATAATACTGATGCGCGGCGCGCGGCGGTCTCTTCCATGAAACCGAACGGCTCGGATTTCAAAAGTTTTGCCACAGGCCTGCGCAATACCGTATTTTTTATCTGGGATAAAATGGGCCGGATGTGGGGCACGGATATGGGCCGGGATAACCTCGGCGACAATGTCCCTCCGGATGAAATAAATATCATCCAAGAAGGCAAGAACTACGGCTGGCCGATCTGTTATGACGACAATATTCACGACACGAATTTTGATAAGAAGCAATATTTCAGAGACCCGTGCGCTGATTCGGTAAAGCCGCAGGTGAAGCTGCAAGCGCATTCAGCGCCATTGGGCCTGGCTTTTGTCCCGCAAAAAGGCAACTGGCCCAAAGATTATCAGGGCGATCTGATCGTGGCTTTCCATGGTTCTTGGAACCGTTCTGTAGCCACCGGTTATAAGCTCGTAAAAGTTAATTTGGATGCCAATGGCAATTATTTGGGCGTGGAAGATTTTATCACCGGCTGGGCTAAGGGAAATTCAGCTAATACTGCGCTTGGCAGGCCTGCTGGTGTACTCATGGGGGCGGATGGGGCTTTGTATGTGTCTGATGACAAGGACGGCGTGATCTACAAAATAACTCACAGCTAATGGAAATTAAGGATAAAGTTTTTATTTTGACGGGCGCCGCACGGATCGGCGTGGATGTGGCCAAGGAATTGACTGCGAGAGGAGCAAAGTTTGACCCACGACATATCTTACCACCGAATCAGACGTCGGCGATCTGAAGATCAAAGCGGACGTATCCAAACCCGACGAAGTTGCAAGAGTGGTTTCTGAAACTAAGGCAAAATTTGGCCGAATAGACGGACTGATCCACATGGCAGCGATCTACCAAAAGACCCCGTGGAAATCCTTGGCTGAAGCGGACTGGAATAAAAATATGGATGTGATCGCAAAGAGCGCGTTTCTAATGTCCAAAGCTGCCGGCGACGAGATGACGATAGGCGAAGATCATTCTTATCTCAGACTGGTCAGTTTTGACCCAGCCGTACAAAGATTATTTACCGTACAACGTGGCAAAAAGCGCCATTGAAGGTTTAACTAAATCGCTGGCCAAAGAATTGGCGCCGAAAATTATGGTCAACTGCATAGCACCCCGGCCCTATTCTGAAACCGGCGGATCTTTCGGATGCGGATAACGCAGAGGTTTTAAAAAATACCCCTCTGGGAAAATGGGGCGGCGCTCATGAGATCACTAAAGCGGTCTTGTATCTTTTGGATTCGGATTTCGTCACCGGGCAAATTTTGTACGTTGACGGCGGACGGTCGATAGCTTAAATAAATAATTTATTCCCAAGCCTAAGCCCGTTCAGGAAATCTTTTCCGGACATGGCTTTTTTCCTTCAGGCTGAAGTTCCCCCGATCAGCATGCTCCCGTCAATGCATTTGACGGCGAGCTCTCCCGAATGAACATAAATTTTCCCGGGCAATTCTATTTTCGGCTCATTGATAATTTTTGCCGATAGAATCTTTATGGTTTTTCCGTCCAGGGTAGTCCAGGTTCCGGGCTCAGGGGTTTAAGGCCCGGATCTTTTGATCGATCTCTTTGACCGAAGTGGTCCAATCGATCCTGCCCGTCAGAATGATTTAGCAGTTTTGTATAGGGTTGCCTGCGCATGAATTTGCTCCGCGGTTTTGATCTTCCCTGCGAACCAGTCAGGCAGAGTATTGCTGACCAAGTCAGCAGCGGCGGCGAGGCTTAATTGGCTTATATAAACCGGTAAAAGTTTCATTGCCTTTAAGCCTAAGAACACTTTTGGCAATGATCTGACCGTGGTCCATCTTTTCATCCATCCTAATCAGCGTGATGCCTGTTTCATTATCGCCGTTCAATATCACAGCTTGGATGGGCGAAGCGCCCCGGTATTTCGGCAAAAGGGACCCGTGGATGTTGATCGAGCCAAACTTAGGGATGTCCAGGACTTCTTTGGGAATTATTTGGCCGTAGGCTGCAACCAGCAGAAGGTCAGGCGCCAGATCTTTGATCCGCGGAAGATCATCCAGGATTTTCGCAGGTTGAACTACCGGTATCTTATTTTTTTCCGCCCAGAGCTTGATCGGCGGGGGAGTCATAATCTGCTTTCGACCTACAGGTTTATCCGGCTGAGTTATGATCAGAACAAGCTCATGATCTTTTTTGAGCATTTCTAACGTAGGAATTCCAAACTCCGTTGTGCCTGCGAATATTATTTTCACATTTTTTCATCCGGGTTGCCGGATGTTTTTCTGTTCA
Coding sequences within it:
- a CDS encoding PQQ-dependent sugar dehydrogenase, whose protein sequence is MKPSLKESLLVGAGIVVLLGIFFFSRKVGPVTQVPTTPSDQATAPAPAPSSVVPSAKPDLNTTGLGLKLPAGFSIETFAKNLSGARVMVFDPSGNMWVSRTSKGIVSMLEIKDGKVASQNDVMHGLRNPHGLAFNPSEPNVLYVAEETKISKILLGTEAAPKKIADLPDSGGDHITRTLGFGPDGRLYVSIGSACNVCNNTDARRAAVSSMKPNGSDFKSFATGLRNTVFFIWDKMGRMWGTDMGRDNLGDNVPPDEINIIQEGKNYGWPICYDDNIHDTNFDKKQYFRDPCADSVKPQVKLQAHSAPLGLAFVPQKGNWPKDYQGDLIVAFHGSWNRSVATGYKLVKVNLDANGNYLGVEDFITGWAKGNSANTALGRPAGVLMGADGALYVSDDKDGVIYKITHS
- a CDS encoding SDR family oxidoreductase, with the translated sequence MKADVSKPDEVARVVSETKAKFGRIDGLIHMAAIYQKTPWKSLAEADWNKNMDVIAKSAFLMSKAAGDEMTIGEDHSYLRLVSFDPAVQRLFTVQRGKKRH
- a CDS encoding methionyl-tRNA formyltransferase; its protein translation is MKIIFAGTTEFGIPTLEMLKKDHELVLIITQPDKPVGRKQIMTPPPIKLWAEKNKIPVVQPAKILDDLPRIKDLAPDLLLVAAYGQIIPKEVLDIPKFGSINIHGSLLPKYRGASPIQAVILNGDNETGITLIRMDEKMDHGQIIAKSVLRLKGNETFTGLYKPIKPRRRC